A segment of the Drosophila gunungcola strain Sukarami chromosome 2R unlocalized genomic scaffold, Dgunungcola_SK_2 000020F, whole genome shotgun sequence genome:
TCCAAGAGACCCACGGACAGTGAATCATCCAAGACCACCGAGGATGACGCCCGTTTGCAGGACATTTCAGGTGCAGTAGGTGATGGACTCCTGGTAACACAATCCTCCCACGCAAAGGCCGTTACCGATGAGAATGAGATTAACAAAAATCTTATGTCCCTCGTTCCACTGGCAAAGCTGCTTAAGGTTATTGAGAATCATCTGGTAGCAGTCGAAAACGAGGTGATGGAACAGTCCACCATGATGATGACTCCTTCGGCAGCAGATCAGAGCATTGCCATTATACGCAACATTATAGATCCCATCAAGCAAATCGAATCCAAGCTAAGGGTCTACTCTGGTGAGACCCAAATCGATGCCCTCATCCAAACCATGGACGAGGATATTCGTCGACTTCACATGGGTCTGCAGGTAATCGAGAAGTGTGTGGAAATCGACGAGACTGGAGCCACGCTCATTCAGCGCACCAGTGTCTGCATTATTGACAGCGTGGCCGACCAAATGAAACGAGCCCTCGAGGAACTGAAGATCGTGAGCAGGAAGTTCGAGTCGGAGTGCCTGCGTTCCCAAATCGAACTGACTGCCGATGACATTCAGCAGGGATTGGAGATCACCCAGGGCACCATTAAATCGCAGGCCCTTTTGCAGGAGGCTCAGGAACTGGAGGCAGCCAAGCATTTCTCAGAAACTGTTGAAAAAATGCAAGAAGTTCCAGATTCCATATCCTTTGCCACCATTTCGGAGGCCAATCTGCCCAGCGAAGCAAGTGCTCTAAAAGAGATTTGTCAACCTGTAGCTAAGATACAGGAAGCCCTGGAACGCGTTGAGATGGAGCTTTCCTTGGAGGAATCGGAAGAGCAGATCTACAAGAAGGTGCACCAGAAAGTCCTCGAAAGCATTGTGGAGCCGATTAAGCAGCTGCAAAGTACATTGCAGTCCATAGAGGACAAAACTGAATCCCTGGCAGGCTCCGAGTCAATGGAGCAGAAAATCAACATGGCCATTCTCGACATTGTCACCCCACCACTTTTCGAGCTCAACAAGGGTCTGGAAGTCATCCTAAACGAGAAGTCAGACAGTGTGGAGGGAGGCATGCTAACTGTTAGTACTGTGGAAACGATGGTGCCACCCTTGCAGGAGATCCAAAATGGTCTAGCGCAACTTGGTCAAGAACTGGAAAGCGGCCAAGCCTCCATTCCCCAGGAGGAACTCCGATCTGAGCCAGCACTGGATGTTGCCGACACCCAGAAACTTTTGCAGTCTTTCGCCCAGGCTGTTTTGCATTTTGAGACAAACATCGAGAGGATCTCTGCACGACTCTCCTCGAACGTAAAAATAAGATTGCTCAATCTAAAGGATGAACTATCTGCTCTGATAAGCTCTATTTTGGAAAGAGATATTACCGGACATCACGTGGAGCTGCTGGACAGACTGAAGCGTCCCGTCGATGAGTTGAACTACTGCATCCGACAGACGGAGGTCAAGAACATGACTGGTTCCTTGGCCGACCTCATTGAACCCTTGAGCATGTTGCAGGAAAACACCCAAAAAGGTCATGGACGTTTGTTGACAGCTCGTGAGCCCGATCAGCAAGCTCTGCAGACCCTGGACAACATTCGCAGCATCATTCGCAACGTGGTTATTGATATTGAAGAGCATGAGTTTAAGATTCTGCAGCAGGAGATTCAGCTGGATGAAGAGCAAGCAACGCAGCAGCAGGACAAATCTTTCAGTGCCCTGCGGAAGGTCTTGGAAACGAAGGTGTCCTTGGAGGAAGCAGTAGGCAACATTGAAACACTGCAGGAAGCTCTAAACAAAATAAGCGAGAGCCCAAAAGCTTCTGAGCGAGTGAAAACAACCTCAAACGAAGCTCAAGTTTACCTCTTAAGGATTCTACAAATCGCTAAGGGATTGGCTACATTTAGCGAGGCTGAGACTACGCTTGATATCAACGAGGCCAACACAACCAGAATTCTTTTCGAGTGTGGCAAAAGTTTTGCTGACTTGGCTAAAGCCCTGGAAAGTCATGAATCCTTGTCCAACAATGACTTTTTCCTTGCCCTGAATCAGTTTGGTGATATTGTTGGACAACAAAAGCAGTCAATGGATGAAAAGCTTTCAATAGCCAGTCCTCTTTCGAGTCTGATTCATGTGCTTGAAAATCTGAAGCCTCCAAGGGCCTCAATGGAGGATTTGTCCACTTTGGATGATGTTTCAGTGCTTAGGTCAGCCGCAGAGTCTTTGCCCACCGAACCGGAGGTGGATCACTTGAGTGCCGAGAAGCCATCATCTGTGGCTGTCCTCCTATCCGACTTAAACCAAGGCATTACCTCGGTTCTTTCCCACTGTGAAGATCCCGATGTCGTGTCCCTATCCGGAAATGCCGCCCAGCATGTGGCGGCAGCCATTGTCAAGATGCAAGAACTGCAAAATAGTTTGGCACTTGTGCAAGAAATTAATGTTGTGGAAGCAGCTCATTCTCTATCGGAGGCTAGTCAACAGGGCACGTTTGCCGAAGCCCTCTGCAGCTTGGAGAGATGTGTCCTTCAAGTCGAGGAGTGCATGGCCCACAGTGGTGTGGAGAATATTAGTGATCTGGAACTTTCCAAACTCAAGACTTTAGCCACTCCACTTCGCGATGTTAGGCAGTACTGCGAACAGATTGACGTACAACTCCTGGAGAATGTCATTGATATATCTACGCAGGGGGACATCTCTGACTTGAAGAGCAGTGGTCATCAACAAACCGTTTCAGATAACATCCAGGAGGTGGCTGTCATCGTAGAAGAGCCAAAAGTGGAGGTGTTCGACATACAACAAGGAGTGGCAAGTGGCATTAAACAACTTGAGGCTTGCTTAGAGGTCACCCAAACGGATACAAACAAGGAGCTACAGCAAGTTGGCAAAATTATGGAACGGCTTAAATCAGATTTAGAGAATATACAGACTGCTCTAGTCACAGATAGCGTTCAGCAGGAAACTGTTTTGGCACAGGCTGAAATAGCTCGCACCATGTTTAGATTAAAGGAGTCCCTGGTGCACACCTATGAATCTGGTTTGGTAGACTCATTGGAAAACGTGGAGAGTGCCTTTGAAGATATATTGCTTTCATTACCAATTCTAGAGACACAATTGGCAGAGGAGATGTTTTGCAAAATCGAAAAGGCCTTCAGAAACTTTGTTGTCCATTGTGAGCGTCTAGAAGCTGTTGATCATCAAAAGctgaaaacaataaagaatCCTATTGAAAATCTTGTGCGTTCTATCGGAGCTGTGGCTACTCAACCAACCGTCGATGTCGACAAATCAACAGCGGTCGTTGTTCAACTTCAGACAAGTCTTATGGCTGCTTTTCGCAGTCTAAACGAAGTTAGTGAGCAGGTCGGTAACGAGGTATTGGGTGGACTCCTAAAAACCCAAAGTAGCTTAGTAACAGTCTTCGACTTTATTGAGAACAGTGAGAACACGATTCGCGTCATAGAACTTCTGCAGGAAATTGACTCTATTACAGCGGAATTAAAGGCATTATCTCAAATCCAAGTTGAGCCAACCGTGCCAATCGACATTAGcataattattgaaaatgtcTCGTCTGGTAAAGCATTCCTTACCGAAATCGAGGAGGGACTTCAAGCTAATAATCCGCAGTGCATTCTTTTGCTCGACGAAAACACTGACGACATCGCTCAACTAGAGGCAACTCTTGTTCAAATTGAGAAAGAAATTCTTTCTCAACCGCAACTTACACAGATTACCGCTAAACAATTTAGCCTCATAGATACTCTGCAACTACAGATAAATATTCTTCAGGAAAAGTTAAACAAACTGAACGTGTTTCTTTCCGAACTTCAAAACCAATCGGATGTCTCCTCGCCTGAATCAGCCTTCGATAGTGAAATAGAAATCAAAGAAGGTTCAGGAAGCCAGGAAGACATTGAACCAGAAGCTAAAAGACCAAAAATTGTGGAAACTGATCAACAACTGGATTCTGAGAAACAACACGAGACTAAACCATCTTCTGTTATAAATGAGGAAATAATATTAACTGATTCTAAACTTCAACGTGAAGACAAGACTCTAACAGGAAAAGAACTACTTAAGGCGGTAAGTCAAGATACTGACCAGAAGGTTGTTCCCGAAAAAACATctgatttgaaaataattaaaccaaaattaGTTGAAGATGAAAAGGTAGTGGAACAAAAAATTATGGAAGCTGGGGCTCAAAAGGTATCTCCAGAAGCGATTTTCGAGTCGTTAACGGAAAAGTTATCCCAGACAAATAATGACGTTATAAAATCTATTATTACTGAGTGCCAAGATATTCTCGAGAATATCAATAACATTGATAAAGTTTCAAAATCTGTTTTCAAACTAAGAGAACATATAGTTCACACTTATGATGGTAGGCCTCCAGAAGAACAGAAAGACAAAGAGCTTGTTGAAGAATTCATTGAATCACTTTTCGAAGCCTGCCCAGAAGCCACTCAGCAAGTAATTCAAAACtatattaaagaaattaaaaccaacattattttaacaaaagcGGCAATACAACTTATTGATAGCAACATGTTTACTAAGCCCTCTCTTTTAGTTCCAAAATTGGTCAATTTAGAAataatattagaaaaaattcaattggAACAAAATATTGATAAGTCATCTGAAAAAATGGTTAGTCTGCAACAGAATTTAATGGATATGTTTATTATACTTGATGACCTATCGGACGAAAAGACGGAACAAATAAGTTCCAAGATAGAAGATGTCAAAAAAATACTGCTTAGCGAATATGACTACATTGAAAATAAGCAGGGTCCTTTAAATACTGCAGTTGTTCatggaaaaatacaaataataactCAAAAGATCCTAAATATTTGTGAAGACTTTAAGGATTtcattgaaaaacaaaaacaaagcaatgTCGATGCAGCCGAAATTTCCGTGGGAGACGAAAACACAGAAGACACCGTTGACCATGAAATACTGTTAATATCCGATTTTTCAGAACAGCTTTTAAGGTCCGAAATAAACGAAATGGAAACTAAGTCAGAGTCCCAGGAGCAAGCCGAAGAAAAGATTGAGGAACCCAAGAAGCCTGAAGTAAATGAAGCTGAAACAGAATTGGAGAATGCTGAAGCTTTGGAGAAACAAGTTTTAGCAGAAAAGCAATTAGAAGCTGAGGCACAGAAGCAAGCTGACAGAAATATTGATCAGAAATCCCAGAAGCCAGAAGTATCTGAAGTTGTGGCTCAAAAGATATCCGAAGAAAAGATTGAAGAGCCTAAAAAGCCTGAAATAAAGGATTCTAAAACTAAGTTGGATAAGGCTGAAGCTTTGGAGAAAGCAGTTCTGGAGGAAAAGCAATTAGAAGTTGAGGCACAAAAGCAAGCTGATAAAGATATTGAACAGAAATCACAGAAACCAGACGTATCTGAAGTCGTTGCACAGAAAATATCGGAAGAAAAGATTGAAGAGTCTAAGAAGTCTGAAATAAAGGATTCCGAATCTATGTTGGAGAAGGCTGAAGCTTTGGAGAAACAAGTTGTGGAGGAAATACAATTGGAAGCTGAGGCTCAAAAGCAAGCTGACAAGGATATTGATCAGAAATCCCAGAAGCCAGAAGTATCTGAAGTCGTTGCAGAGAAGATATCCGAAGAAAAGGTTGAAGAGCCGAAGAAGTCTGTAATAAAAGATTCTGAAATTAAGTTGGAGAAGGCTGAAGCTTTGGAGAAACAAGTTCCAGAGGAAAAGCAATTAGAAGCTGAGGCACAAAAGCAAGCTAACAAGGATATTGATCTGAAATCCCAGAAGCCAGAAGTATCTGAAGTCGTTGCAGAGAAAATATCCGAGGAAAAGATTGAAGAGCCTAAGAAGTCTGAAATAAAGGATTCTGAAATTAAGTTGGAGAAGGCTGAAGCTTTGGAGAAACGAGTTCTAGAGGAAAAGCAATTAGAAGCTGAGGCTCAAAAGCAAGCTGACAAGGATATTGATCAGAAATCCCAGAAGCCAGAAGTATCTGAAGTCGTTGCAGAGAAGACGTCCGAAGATCAGATTGAAGAGCCTAAAAAGCTTGAAATAAAGGATTCTGAAACTAAGTTGGAGAAGGCTGAAGCTTTGGAGAAAGAAGTTCTGGAGAAGAAACAGTTCGAAGCTGAGGCTGAAAAGCAAGCTGACAAGGATATTGATCAGAAATCCCAGAAGCCAGAAGTATCTGAAGTCGTTGCAGAGAAGATATCCGAAGAAAAGATTGAAGAGCCGAAGAAGTCTGTAATAAAAGATTCTGAAACTAAGTTGGAGAAGGCTGAAGCTTTGGAGAAACAAGTTCTAGAGGAAATGCAATTAGAAGCTGAGGCACAAAAGCAAGCTGACAAGGATATTGATCAAAAACCCCAGAAGCCAGAAGTATCTGCAGTCGTTGCAGAGAAGATACCCGTGGAAAAGATTGAAGAGTCTAAAAAGCCTGAAATAAAGGATTCTGAAATTAAGTTGGAGAAGGCTGAAGCTTTGGAGAAACGAGTTCTAGAGGAAAAGCAATTAGAAGCTGAGGCTCAAAAGCAAGCTGACAAGGATACTGATCAGAAATCCCAGAAGCCAGAAGTATCTGAAGTCGTTGCAGAGAAGACGTCCGAAGATCAGATTGAAGAGCCTAAAAAGCCTGAAATAAACGATTCTGAAACTAAGTTGGAGAAGGCTGAAGCTTTGGAGAAAGAAGTTCTGGAGGAGAAACAGTTCGAAGCTGAGGCTGAAAAGCAAGCTGACAAGGATATTGATCAGAAATCCCAGAAGCCAGAAGTATCTGAAGTCGTTGCAGAGAAGATATCCGAAGAAAAGATTGAAGAGCCGAAGAAGTCTGTAATAAAAGATTCTGAAACTAAGTTGGAGAAGGCTGAAGCTTTGGAGAAACAAGTTCTAGAGGAAATGCAATTAGAAGCTGAGGCACAAAAGCAAGCTGACAAGGATATTGATCAGAAACCCCAGAAGCCAGAAGTATCTGCAGTCGTTGCAGAGAAGATATCCGTGGAAAAGATTGAAGAGTCTAAAAAGCCTGAAATAAAGGATTCTGAAACTAAGTTGGAGAAGGCTGAAGCTTTGGAGAAACAAGTTCTAGAGGAGAAACAATTCGAAGCTGAGGCTCAAAAGCAAGCTGACAAGGATATTGATCAGAAACCCCAGAAGCCAGAAGTATCTGCAGTCGTTGCAGAAAAAATATCCGTGGAAAAGATTGAAAAGCCTAAAAATCTTGAAATAAAGGATTCTGAAACAAAATTGGGGAAGGCTGAAAAGCAACTAGAAGCTGAGGCACAAAAGCAAGCTGACAAGGATATTGATCCGAAATCCCAGAAGCCAGAAGTATCTAAAGTCGTTGCAGAGAAGATATCCGAAGAAAAGATTGAAGAGCCTAAGAAGTCTGAAATAAAGGATTCTGAAATTAAGTTGGAGAAGGCTGAAGCTTTGGAGAAACAAGTTCTAGAGGAAAAGCAATTAGAAGCTGAGGCACAAAAGCAAGCTAACAAGGATATTGATCTGAAATACCAGAAGCCAGAAGTATCTGAAGTCGTTGCAGAGAAAATATCCGAGGAAAAGATTGAAGAGCCTAAGAAGTCTGAAATAAAGGATTCTGGAAATAAGTTGGAGAAGGCTGAAGCTTTGGAGAAACAAGTTCTAGAGGAAAAGCAATTAGAAGCTGAGGCTCAAAAGCAAGCTGACAAGGATACTGATCAGAAATCCCAGAAGCCAGAAGTTTTTGAAATCGTTGCAGAGAAGACGTCCGAAGATCAGATTGAAGAGCCTAAAAAGCCTGAAATAAAGGATTCTGAAACTAAGTTGGAGAAGGCTGAAGCTTTGGAGAAAGAAGTTCTGGAGGAGAAACAGTTCGAAGCTGAGGCTCAAAAGCAAGCTGACAAGGATACTGATCAGAAATCCCAGAAGTCAGAAGTATCTGAAGTCGTTGCAGAACAGATTGAAGAGCCGCAGAAGCCTAAAACAAAGGATTCCGAAACTAAATCGGATAAGGCCAAAGTTTTGGAGAAACAAATCCTGGAGGAAAATCCATTGGAAGTTGAGGCACATAAGCAAAGTGACAAAGatattaaactaaaatccGAAATGCAAGAAGTACCCGAAGCTAAAATCGAAAAATCTAAAGAAGATATTTTAGGCATTTTAACTTCAAAATTAGCCGAGTTATTTGAAACGGCTAACTGTGATTTAAGTGAAATTTTAACAGAAAACCGGGACATAATTAATAACCTTCACGATTCAGACGCTGtttccaaattaatatttaaattaagagaGCATATAGTTCACACTTACGATGGTAAATCTGTCGATGATCAAAAAGATGATAAACTCTTGGAATCATTTATTGTATCGCTGTTCGAGGCTTCTCCAGAAGCAGCTCAACAAGTAATGCCCAATTACGTCAAAGAAATTAAGACCAATGTGATTTTAACAAAAGCTGCAATCCAACTTATAGACGACTGCAACATGTTCACCAAGCCATCTTTATTAATTCCAAAACTTGTAAATCTTGAAAGAATTTCAGTTAAAATTCAATCGGAACAATATGTTGACAAGTCATCGGAAAAAATGATAAGTTTGCAACAGAGTTTAATGGATATTTTCGTAATTCTTGATGATCTGTTAGACGAAAAGACGGAAATATTGAAACCAAAAAtagaacaaattaaaatgttattgctTAGCGACTATGACTACGTCGAAAATATACAGTCACAACTGCATACCGCAGTTATTAATGGAAAGATTCAAATTATTACCCAACATATCCAAACTATTATTGAAGACCTAAAACAATCCACTGATAAAAGGCTTCAAAAGCTGATGTCTCCGAGGTTATTGCTGAAAAAATATCCGATGAGAAGGTCGAAGcaagtaaaaataaagaagtcGAGGAAACTGAATCTAAAACTAAGCAAGCAAAGCTTTTGGAGATGAAATCAGTCGAAGAAGAAAAACTGGATGAAAAGAATCAAAAACCGGCTGAGAAGGCTGATGATACTAAAACTCAAAAGCCTGAGGTCTCCGAGGCTGTGGCTGAAAAGATATCAGAAGAGATGGCTGAAGAAAGTAAACAGACCGAAGTCAAGGAAACTGAAGCTAAATCTAAGGTAAAACTCCTGGAGAAGAAATCAATTGCAGAACAACAACTGGATAAAAAGGGGCAAAAACAGGATGAGATCGCTGGCGACAAGAAAGCTCAAAAGGCTGAGTTATCCGAGATTGTTGCTGAAAAGATATCCGAAAAGACTGCTGAAGAAAGTAAAAAAGCCGAAATCAAGGACACTGAAGCTAAATCTAAGAAGGCAAATCTACTGGAGAAGAAATCAATGGAAGAACAACAACTGGATGAAAACAGTCAAAAACAGGATGAGATCGCTGACGACAAGAAAGCTCAAAAGGCTAATGTCTCCGAGATTGTTGCTGAAAAGATATCCGAAGAGACGGTTgaagaaagtaaaaaaaccGAAGTCAAGGACACTAAAGCTAAATCTCAGAAGGCAGAGCTCttggaaaagaaatcaattgCAGAACAACAACTGGATAAAAAGGGGCAAAAACAGGATGAGATCGCTGGCGACAAGAAAGCTCAAAAGGCTGAGTTATCCGAGCTTGTTGCTGAAAAGATATCCGAAGAGACGGCTGAAGAAAGTAAAAAAGCCGAAATCAAGGACACTGAAGCTAAATCTAAGAAGGCAAAGCTACTGGAGAAGAAATCAATGGAAGAACAACAACTGGATGAAAACAGTCAAAAACAGGATGAGAT
Coding sequences within it:
- the LOC128256465 gene encoding titin-like isoform X4, giving the protein MLIIKCSPIHFAEPPGQDGGGFEVGQRRPPPRITFSENSSSLIRCIPNERATFFVKIDCAEEDEPDLLPFKFEWSRNEIPIENSDRFRITATSNAVQLAVEHVQREDAGHYTLFARTKSQDVVRRHVELIVEDRSTGDDPPVFLRRLLDLSVKVGTRTRLLTEIRSSTDLKLTWYRNDRRVCANDRITEINEGTFHYLEVSPVTLDDGGQWMLMAENFGGRNSCLGTLTVLVPKAYKTPEFVEELRAVLTEQGTVSLECKVVGVPTPHLRWFKDSKEIKAGDIFALTANADDPTSLGTYTCEARNCMGVTYSSSKVHVVGRGSREGSLKPADSVASNAPPPIFTNELRDMSLLIGETIILGCQVVVPPWPKSVCWYNANGRVDTGERYKLIEDGLGVYMIEVKPSECCDAGDWKCVVTSFDGSVGISSCSVAMDIPRNYRKPRFMESLRAVLTEEGLVSFECKVVGFPTPVLKWFKDGHELKPGDVYQLTGTNSLGTYCCIARNCMGETSSTAVLTVEDIQNQLTDEERMVFTQQSQNQAPKFLTGLKSTDAKINEPFQFKVVVKATPDPILSWFRDELPIDPNERYNHYRGENEDWLLDIKSVEFVDQAEWKCVAVNDFGTSITSCFLKLQIPRHYKKPRFLECLRAVLTEEGAVNLECKVIGVPQPALKWYKDGVELKPGDIHRIISGQDGTCCLGTYTCEARNCMGVVASSASLLGFEDAQRSQQQQQQQKSEQLHENELQRNFSLSTIQEERTSQLYETPVGDITIDEKGDVSFSFDGKEVSVSLYETPDLTEEEALKIVEMYADQISEHVTEHNIVELPPLRFVKETSQSGKLLMEAVVIDISPEYFTVEDDMRTEADMDDISINEITVHGSSGREDRVVDKETQQYVQESFDKMEEELSLSAPIRKRKKSKPTETDEFFSLSKASGASGSQGEEEETSDLQTFASAQMSASQKVATSEAQTSPEKDKDAMAPPKRKKSKRPTDSESSKTTEDDARLQDISGAVGDGLLVTQSSHAKAVTDENEINKNLMSLVPLAKLLKVIENHLVAVENEVMEQSTMMMTPSAADQSIAIIRNIIDPIKQIESKLRVYSGETQIDALIQTMDEDIRRLHMGLQVIEKCVEIDETGATLIQRTSVCIIDSVADQMKRALEELKIVSRKFESECLRSQIELTADDIQQGLEITQGTIKSQALLQEAQELEAAKHFSETVEKMQEVPDSISFATISEANLPSEASALKEICQPVAKIQEALERVEMELSLEESEEQIYKKVHQKVLESIVEPIKQLQSTLQSIEDKTESLAGSESMEQKINMAILDIVTPPLFELNKGLEVILNEKSDSVEGGMLTVSTVETMVPPLQEIQNGLAQLGQELESGQASIPQEELRSEPALDVADTQKLLQSFAQAVLHFETNIERISARLSSNVKIRLLNLKDELSALISSILERDITGHHVELLDRLKRPVDELNYCIRQTEVKNMTGSLADLIEPLSMLQENTQKGHGRLLTAREPDQQALQTLDNIRSIIRNVVIDIEEHEFKILQQEIQLDEEQATQQQDKSFSALRKVLETKVSLEEAVGNIETLQEALNKISESPKASERVKTTSNEAQVYLLRILQIAKGLATFSEAETTLDINEANTTRILFECGKSFADLAKALESHESLSNNDFFLALNQFGDIVGQQKQSMDEKLSIASPLSSLIHVLENLKPPRASMEDLSTLDDVSVLRSAAESLPTEPEVDHLSAEKPSSVAVLLSDLNQGITSVLSHCEDPDVVSLSGNAAQHVAAAIVKMQELQNSLALVQEINVVEAAHSLSEASQQGTFAEALCSLERCVLQVEECMAHSGVENISDLELSKLKTLATPLRDVRQYCEQIDVQLLENVIDISTQGDISDLKSSGHQQTVSDNIQEVAVIVEEPKVEVFDIQQGVASGIKQLEACLEVTQTDTNKELQQVGKIMERLKSDLENIQTALVTDSVQQETVLAQAEIARTMFRLKESLVHTYESGLVDSLENVESAFEDILLSLPILETQLAEEMFCKIEKAFRNFVVHCERLEAVDHQKLKTIKNPIENLVRSIGAVATQPTVDVDKSTAVVVQLQTSLMAAFRSLNEVSEQVGNEVLGGLLKTQSSLVTVFDFIENSENTIRVIELLQEIDSITAELKALSQIQVEPTVPIDISIIIENVSSGKAFLTEIEEGLQANNPQCILLLDENTDDIAQLEATLVQIEKEILSQPQLTQITAKQFSLIDTLQLQINILQEKLNKLNVFLSELQNQSDVSSPESAFDSEIEIKEGSGSQEDIEPEAKRPKIVETDQQLDSEKQHETKPSSVINEEIILTDSKLQREDKTLTGKELLKAVSQDTDQKVVPEKTSDLKIIKPKLVEDEKVVEQKIMEAGAQKVSPEAIFESLTEKLSQTNNDVIKSIITECQDILENINNIDKVSKSVFKLREHIVHTYDGRPPEEQKDKELVEEFIESLFEACPEATQQVIQNYIKEIKTNIILTKAAIQLIDSNMFTKPSLLVPKLVNLEIILEKIQLEQNIDKSSEKMVSLQQNLMDMFIILDDLSDEKTEQISSKIEDVKKILLSEYDYIENKQGPLNTAVVHGKIQIITQKILNICEDFKDFIEKQKQSNVDAAEISVGDENTEDTVDHEILLISDFSEQLLRSEINEMETKSESQEQAEEKIEEPKKPEVNEAETELENAEALEKQVLAEKQLEAEAQKQADRNIDQKSQKPEVSEVVAQKISEEKIEEPKKPEIKDSKTKLDKAEALEKAVLEEKQLEVEAQKQADKDIEQKSQKPDVSEVVAQKISEEKIEESKKSEIKDSESMLEKAEALEKQVVEEIQLEAEAQKQADKDIDQKSQKPEVSEVVAEKISEEKVEEPKKSVIKDSEIKLEKAEALEKQVPEEKQLEAEAQKQANKDIDLKSQKPEVSEVVAEKISEEKIEEPKKSEIKDSEIKLEKAEALEKRVLEEKQLEAEAQKQADKDIDQKSQKPEVSEVVAEKTSEDQIEEPKKLEIKDSETKLEKAEALEKEVLEKKQFEAEAEKQADKDIDQKSQKPEVSEVVAEKISEEKIEEPKKSVIKDSETKLEKAEALEKQQLEAEAQKQADKDTDQKSQKPEVSEVVAEKTSEDQIEEPKKPEINDSETKLEKAEALEKEVLEEKQFEAEAEKQADKDIDQKSQKPEVSEVVAEKISEEKIEEPKKSVIKDSETKLEKAEALEKQVLEEMQLEAEAQKQADKDIDQKPQKPEVSAVVAEKISVEKIEESKKPEIKDSETKLEKAEALEKQVLEEKQFEAEAQKQADKDIDQKPQKPEVSAVVAEKISVEKIEKPKNLEIKDSETKLGKAEKQLEAEAQKQADKDIDPKSQKPEVSKVVAEKISEEKIEEPKKSEIKDSEIKLEKAEALEKQVLEEKQLEAEAQKQANKDIDLKYQKPEVSEVVAEKISEEKIEEPKKSEIKDSGNKLEKAEALEKQVLEEKQLEAEAQKQADKDTDQKSQKPEVFEIVAEKTSEDQIEEPKKPEIKDSETKLEKAEALEKEVLEEKQFEAEAQKQADKDTDQKSQKSEVSEVVAEQIEEPQKPKTKDSETKSDKAKVLEKQILEENPLEVEAHKQSDKDIKLKSEMQEVPEAKIEKSKEDILGILTSKLAELFETANCDLSEILTENRDIINNLHDSDAVSKLIFKLREHIVHTYDGKSVDDQKDDKLLESFIVSLFEASPEAAQQVMPNYVKEIKTNVILTKAAIQLIDDCNMFTKPSLLIPKLVNLERISVKIQSEQYVDKSSEKMISLQQSLMDIFVILDDLLDEKTEILKPKIEQIKMLLLSDYDYVENIQSQLHTAVINGKIQIITQHIQTIIEDLKQSTDKRLQKLMSPRLLLKKYPMRRSKQVKIKKSRKLNLKLSKQSFWR